Genomic segment of Drosophila simulans strain w501 chromosome 2R, Prin_Dsim_3.1, whole genome shotgun sequence:
ATTCCAAAACGTTTACAGCAAATGAGTGATCACGATAGACTTAAAACGAGAACGTGTTTAAAGTGTGACTTAAATCatctaaaatatttcgaaaacaTTAAGTTACTGTTTTGTAAAATATCTTTTAAAGGATTGCCATACTGCAGCAGCATTACataatttccaatttaaaaaacttctGTGTGCTTTCTTGGAAAAACTCACTTTGCCGgttgacaaataaattttaatggcaGGCGATAGTTTGTCGCGGGAATTTCGTAATGCCATAGAGCGCAGCTCCGTTGAGGGCTTCAGACGAGACTGCAAATCTCGGTTGTTGGCCTGCCCTTAGCCACCTCGGatgtttaaagattttttccaAACAATTAGTGTCAATCGCTTGGCAAActcaaaatatgcaaataccCATATACAATGTGCAGGCCTCTCAGTTTCCCACTTGGCAGGGATctccccgaaaaaaaaaaacataaacactTATAAGCAGGGAATGACACGTGAAGCTGAGAAAATCTACAAAGTGACAGTGTTAGAAAGTGTCAATCtcaacattattttaaattagtgtGTTTAAGTTTAAGAATCATGCGAATCTATAGAGGCTAATGCTTGTCACCATAATTTTAAAACGATATTCCATTTAATATGTTTCTGTTAGCATTCAAACTCATAAACTGAAATGCATAAACATAAGAAATTCGAAAAGCCTTCAAGTATCTGTCACTTATCATATTTTATCTTTATCTTGTTGAGACTGTTTCCATAATGGCTTGCCCCATTTTGACTCTCGCTGAGCATCCCGAACATTTGGCGAATCAAAATCGAGAGCTGTAACATAATAAGCGATCGCCGCTCCACACAGTTGAAAGTGCAGCGCgtatttctctctgtgtgtgagtgcggtcTGTTATCGCCACAGCATTCATTAATTAAAGAGTAGATGAGAGCTGAGCGGTTCGACAAAATGGTGGTCAGTGGGCGGCGCCAGACGAGCTTTCCCCATATACAGATGAGGCATACTCACTGCCCCctagtaataataatagacCGTTACTTAAACTGAGCAATTAAATGTTGATCTTAACTTATagtacttaaaaaaaaaagagattaCATCGCTATTAAGCCGAGTAAATTGATATAAATCCAGTTGACAACTCAAATTTGAAGTTAACTCACCTGTCCAGTTGACACCTCTAAGAGGACAAAGACCAGCAATATGATCTCCTTCTCGTCCGATCCCAGGCCTGCTCCATTCTGGCCACAGGTCGCAATGTACAGTGAAACAACGTGCTCGGGAACCTGCATTTTGTCAATCTCTTCCTGTGATGATCGATGTGACTGAAGAAGTTGGATCGCTGGATCTAGATCCCTTGATTAAATCTATTGCTAGAGTTTATGCTCCTTGTGTTGAAGCCTAAGGACTAGCTTTGGATGATCTGCATTTCAGGGCTGCACCGCCAGCGGTTGTgcctgaaaacaaaagaaaatagtgGGGGATCAGTGATTACGCCATCCAtatggaaaacggaaaactgcAAAAAACTGCACACTTGGACTTTGGGCTGCATATTAAGTAAGCACTAATTACGAGTGCGTTCAAGAAATGTCAAACAAAGCGAATCGGTTTGTGGCAGAGTCAAAGTTTGCCAAAGTAAAACCACTATAAAGATAGACTATactatatgtgtatatactatatgtgtACTGTGTGTGCTTGCActaaaaaatcgaaaagaaagCCAAAGTCCGGTGATTTGAGCGAGACTTGGCAAAACGCTTGACATCGCGACACTTTGCATATGCAATCCattgtccgtccgtctgtccatcCGTCCGTTTGTCCCTCCGTCCGTCACTTAACCCACGAGACGTTGCCAGTTTTCCCGTCGCGTTGCCGCTTTTCAGCTGCATTTGTAATTGGCTCGAGCAATGGAGCTTCTAAGACCGTTGACGTCAAAGGggtcaaattgaaattaaagtaTTAACCCCCGGACTGGcgatttgaaatttaatttcgccCCGCCAGGCTAGAAAGCGAAATGGCAGACGGAGAACGTACGAGAAACTACAGTGCAATTTAATGAGCATTTTTAATGTGAAAAGTGTTACTCTTAATGAAAACACAAGACCCTCAGAGTTCAAACAAAAATGGCGTTCGTGGGTTAATCGGGCGCGCAGGCGCAAGTCGCTcactgtttgtttgcttgtagTTGTCATGACTGCTCTTTGccgtaattaaaatttcaaataattcatACGTGCAAAAAGGCCAGCCTGTCGTAATTGAGCCACTTTAAGTGCTCCTCGTGTCGGATCTGATCAGATCGAAAGGGAAGCTGGCTTACAGTCTAACCTCGACACATTGAACCATAGTTTTAACgccaaaataccaaaaatttgTTGAACAAAGTTTGCTCTTTAATGTCATattataaatgattttaaaaaagtCACTTTCTAGTCTaatgtttcaaaatttaatcaCACAGATATACCCACTTATAAAGTTCTAACCTAACAAGCagttttttaagaaaataaaaagaatttcaaatttctaGAACGAAATTAAGTGTTGTACTTATATAAGTTGGACTGTAGCAAATGCCCTGCTTTTATGGTCTACACTTCAAAATCTCTTCTCGTTCGAGGAGCTTTATCATCTCGAAAAGCGACCGTGTGGTAATGAGGGATTGCGGTTATAATCTTGCGTCTTGTGCAATTTATGACGTTTGCTTTTTATGGGTTTTAAACGTTTAACGTTTTTGCATCTTGCACCGCCCTTTGGTTCGTTTTTCTTCCCTTAGCAGGAAGTCATCATCAATACAGGTTCCCACGATTTCTTACTCCCCAAAAGAACTGCCTCGGCTTTCATAACTTAAAAGCCTAAACTGGTTCGTAAGTTTCTTGATTTTGACACTTTTGGCGACCTCTGGGGTTAGTTAAACCGAAAAGCTGCGTTTACTATTGCCTTAAAGTGCCCTATTTCCTGTTCAGAGACCTTAAGCCCTTACAGCCCATTAAAGTCTGTTGATTTACATCAACCTTTCGAGAGtggcacatacatatatcatggGTTGTAGTCTTATGAGAGGCTTTATgcgcttttaattgattgcaaTGGAAACTATGGAAAGATACGGTTATGCCAGAAGGGCAGACACGCATTGATAAGTTTCCCTTTCGTTGGTCACTCAATGGcaagatggaaatggaaatggaaaaggtaCTCTATTCGTTAATGAATGAATAACGGTAAGCGAGTCGCCcaattaagtaaaataaagAATGACCAAATAGACAATGGGAAAGCGTTACGGCTgtcattaaaaataagaaacgCCAAACACTAAATATCACAGTACAGTGGGATCTGCCTATCTTGAACTTGTAATTTTTGTATGTTATAAAGatttaaatagatttaaatCTCATATCAAAACCACCATCTTCATGATGTCTCAATATGAATAAGACCTCTTTCTGTTAACAGAACACCAATGTTATTCTTGAGAGGTTTAACTGTTGTGAAGATCGATTTTCGTTTATTACACTGTGCGAAAGACAAAACCATCAAGCCGTTATTAAATTCGAATTAGTGACAGGCGCAGCAGGAGCGCAATAAAAAACTAATACcacaacagcggcaacaactaTTGCAATTAATGAATTGCTACCTGCCGATTGGTAAACCAGAAAGTGAGCAGATTTTCATTGTTGGCCGAatgtatttgttgtatttcggactggcttattaaattatgaattgcGCAAGTTTCTGTTTtacgatttttgttttatgcacTGTTCCCCGCTTGCAAatatgttttgttgttgtcgctggcGTGTGCCGTTAGTTGTTGTTGGAGCAACAGGAAATCTATGATTGCGCAAAAATTGCTAGCGAGAAATGCCAATTGCCAAAGTTATTCGCACAACAAAAAAGTCGTAGAAAAGCGCAGAGAAGAAACGAAGGAAAATGTTTTGGACTCTCGCTCTATCTGGATTTTTATCTCGTCCCCTCTTTTAACTGGATCTCACGCAAGCAACAAGTGCAACTCTGAAATTGCTGCTCTTTTGTGATTCTGCAAATAAGAAAACAGATTCAGCACTAGGCGATCTTCAAATACGCTTTAGCAggtgcatttaaaattcatacCGTTCTGGTTTTTTCCTAAGCAGCATGAGTTTCAAATTGGGCTAGTATCTTATCTTGGCCGATTTTAATTACTAAGTAGGAatgttttccaaaaaaaaaaaaaaaaaaacaatcggCTTATAATGTAtcgaaataatttttgttctatttaaattttccataatcattttaaaattaggCCTTTGTTTTTTGACAAACTTGTAGACTTCTCTTGTGCAGGGTATTCATAAACAAGTTGTGTTCTCTTTCTCTCAGCATCTTCGTTTTGGGCTCCGCTAActgtaaatttgttttcactttgtttAGCGCATCGCCTactattgtttttgttaatgTCGCTCATTCATTTTGGTATATTTAATAGATTATTCGAttaacggcaacaacaagtggtTCTCAATCGGATATTTTTCCCTCCCTCTCCCTCATCGACACTCTACTGCGCTCTTTatctccctctcgctcttttGATCTTTGTGGGATGCCACAGGTTGTTGGTAAATGATATCTACAGCTTCCTCTTGCTCGTCTTCCTCTGTTTCTTCGCTTTCTTACTCACTTTTTTCTCCCTCTCTCAGCGCGGCGACTTAACTGTTTTTactgttttcttgttttatgatttttttccGTTCAACACGTTGTATACATTGCACTTGTTGGCTTTTcacaaattttggtttttattgcactttctTTTCTCTCGCACACAAACTCGAAAAGACCATATGTGTTACAGTTACATTTGATAAAACGCCagctatttttgttttgtggccTTTTGAATAGTTtactattttaatttgaagcCAGCAAACAAGtattttcttcttctttttgacCTGTTGCTTCCACCACTTTGTCTTGTTGtctttttctagttttttaattggtatGAGTGTGCGTGCAAACgtttcggtgtgtgtgtgtgtcggatctgtttattaacttatttaacCCGTCGCGCATCCGCTTGGCTTCAAGTTTGAAAAACAACTGATCGCCCCAGCAAAACGCAGGTAACCACGAAGGTAAATTAAGGTGAGCTGCGCTTACCTCTCTCTGTGTCGGTAgacagagagcgagagagcagaCCAAACAAGATTCCATCACGCACAtaccagcaaaaacaacaacatggcCAGGTATGAGTTTGCCAATAGGCCTTGCGGTAGTTGGCAACTCGGCGGAGAGAGTGAGACCCAGAGAGCTCAAGGGAGAGAGTTACACAAACTCCGCCAATAAAGCTTGGCTTAAAGCAAAGAGCTAGTCTATTAGTTTCCCACGCTGCGCAAGACAGTTACGCTCAGTGAGCATGACCCGCGcttttcctctctctctctctttctcttgcTCCCTCTCGCATAGAAGTTACCTGTGCTGCTCCACCAACACATTCGTCCTCcaccacacatacacacgtacACCTGCACACTGTTTGCtctgctcttcttcttccttcTCCTCTTCATCGCTTGCTCAATTACCAACGGAGAACGGTGAATGCCCACGTAGAATAGACTGCTTACCTGGTTACCTTACCTTTTGGCCAGAATCATCATTTCCAGCTAGTGGCCATTATTTGGTAAGTATACTTAGTAGTAAATTTCACTGTTTTAGAAGCGGGTGAAATACACAGATCCAAAGCAACAGGCGACGGCGACTAACTGGCTGACAACCGAGCAACGTAAACGCGTTTTGGTCAAAACGAATAAGAgcgcgagcgagagagagagagtggaaAAAGCATCGGGAGCGCACAGGTAAGGTGTCGGTGTGCGTGGGCCGCTTATTTGAGGAGCAACCGTGTCACGACCCCCAACTACTTGCACTTATCGATATCAGAATGTAAAATCCCCTTTTAAATGTGAAACATACTTTACTAGAATAAAAGTTAAGttccttaaaaaaaacaatatttatggTGGAATTCTTAATTAcctgtgttttttttaaacaaatataccaATCACTACTAAATTTTGTGATATGAAAGATACCCTTTAATGCGCTAGTGGAGTGCGAACGAGAATATATATCTACAAGTAACGGATATATCTAATTTGACAGAGtgtttcccgactatcagataacCATCTTTCAAAAAGTGCTAAGCCCAATCATAAAAACACGACATAGTCGAGCAGTTTACCTTACCGTGCCCAAGAAGTAGTCAAATTTTCTGCAGAGGAGAAGACACATTTAATAGGGAGTTTTTTTTGGAATATAGcacaatataaacatataaaatgaCATACTGATAGGGACAAAGAGCgaagataaaaaataaaatcatccTCACAAGATGATCTCGTTTTTGAAGCTGCGACTGAGCTCCTTGTGCGGCAGTACGATGCTGTTCAGCAGGATTTTCTCGGCGGGCACCTGCACGAAACAGcctgaaatggaaattagGATTCAAGAATGTCATCATCGATTCAAAACACCTACCCAGTATGGTGATCGAGGGGTTTAGCTTGCCCTCGTTGTTGAAAAGCGGTgggttttccattttggcaAAAGGTTTGTTGGGATCGGGATCACTGGGTGTGCCCTCGACTCGAGCCCAAGCTCCAATGGTGGAGCCCCTGCCCACGATCGAGTGCAGCACGAGCGTATGGTCCAGGATCTGTGCCTGCTCCAAAACAATCGATTCGCGAATGCGCACACCTGGTCCAATTGTCACTCCAGGTCCAATCGCCACATTGGGTCCTAGCTGGAACAGGACCTTTTTGTTAGAAGCACTCAAAAGAAATAAGTTTGATCTAGACCAACCACTGCGCTGTGATGGACAGTGGCACTGGGATGCACATAGACGTCCGGATGCACTGTGCATATCAAGCTACCGTCGCCTTCTCCGCGTTTGGTCCCCACATTGGCCAATCTCTCGGGATGCGTTTTCTTGTACAGGCCTAGGTAATGACGATTGGCGTAGATTGCTGATCCAGCCGTCTTCAGCTGGGACCACCAGTTGGGCACTGGCATGGCAAAGAGTTTATCGGTTCCAGCCAGGGGCGTAAGCACCTCCTGTTCCCACTTGATGTGCCCCTGCTCtcgtccatttccatttccgttgcCATTGCAAAATGCCTGGCAGCTGTACTCCTGACCTCTCGAGTGAAAAATCTGTGCCAACACCGCGAATATATCCATGGAACAGACATACACCCCGCAGTTGATAAAGGTGGACACATAGGAGCTGGGCTTCTCTACATAATGCGAAACAGCTCCGCTACTCCGATTGAAAACCAGACAGCCGTAGTGCAAGGATTGCTGACGTGTCGCCTCCGTGGACATGATAGTAACTAGAGCACTTGCAGGGCGCTTCTCGTGAAAGTCGCACAGTTCCTGAAGCGGAAAATCAGCGCAGACATCTCCGTTCAATACAAAGAATGCTCTGGGATTACCAGCTCTAATCTGATCCCGGAAATGGTACATTCCGCCAGCAGTGCCCAGGGCAGTAAACTCCTGAAGGTACCTATTATAAGGGGTGTGTCAATTCAGAGTTTAAGATTCTTTCAAATCCCCTCTTCACAcctgatgttgatgttgctgctgctgtacaGGGCCTGCATGTCGCCCACGAATCCCTCCATTTGGGTCTGCGGATAGTAGCCGATGATCAGGATCTCGCGGATATCGGGCAGCTGGGCGCAGGCCTCGATATGATGGGCGATTAGAGGTCGACCCGCCAGTGGAAAGAGCGGCTTGGGCGTGTCAAGGGAAAGGGGGCGAAAGCGGGTGCCCTTCTGGGGACCGCCGATCAGGATAACGGCCTTCAGCATGGTGTGCGTGCAGCGGTAAGATGACTAATGACGATCGATCAACTTGTGGCCAGGTTCTCAGAAAGATATCTTTTATGTTTACGTTGCCAGCTAGAAAATACCGTTCCACAACAGCTGATTGCGCTAACAGCCCTTGGAATAGCTGATAACAGACTTTACAGCACGCTGAACTTTTTGTTATCTGGTACATTTATACAAGGTATTCTTTAAAACAGCAACACCAAAACTTAAATTCATATAGCTTAACAAAACtcattgaaaatttatggaaCATTTAACACAGCTAatctaatttttatatttaatatctaatttgttttgatttgaaaattctCGGTACCGCTTTATTGCGTAGCAGTGTTAATAAAGTTTCTTATCTACcggaaaaaaatgtattctgGCAAACTGATATATAAAGACCAATATGGTCATGCCCTTTTATACAATTAGACTTCTTACAAATATACCAACAAGAGTTGTAAGAATGAACACCACTTCAGTGgctcaacatatttttaacttaGCGAATGCGCACTGTATCTATGCTGGAAGACTGTTACCTGACAGCTGGAAATACCTTTCGATGGAAAACCTCCAGATATCAGACTTCCAGTATTTGATGTGgaacaatttgattttaatctaTTTATACAACGAAAACCATTTAATAAATGTCTTTAAATACACGATAAGAACAAAAGCGAAGCACTGAATCTATGGATAGTTGTTTACAGGGTGTAAAGCAATACTCTGGCGGTTGCAGCAATACGAAACAGTGTCCTCGAGCAGAATTCGAGGAATTAGCGCACCAGATCCTCCGGATTGAACATGCCGCGGGCGCGACGCAGAATGGAGTCCTTGCTGGCGTCGTACGGATGATCCTTTGAGGGAATCTCCAAAACGGCGGGCACGGGCGACGTATGGGCATCGATCACATGACGAATGAGCTCGGCGCAGTTCTGGTTGATCAGAATGATGTCGATATCGTCCCGCTTAAGGAAACGCTTGAAGCAGTCCTCCAGTTCGCTGACGGCCGTATTTTTGTCGACCACCATGAAGTTGGGATGGCGATTCTTGTTGATCTCGCCCACTCCGCCGAGCAGAAAGCCCACGCAGGTGTCCTCGTCGCCGATAACGCTGATCAGTTTTCCCTTAATTGCCGAGTGCAGAGCCATTTCGATTGgctttttctattttttcttaCGAGCGATGTGGACAGCGAAATTAAAACCTGACTCTGGAAAATGTACGGGTCAGCTGGTTTCTATCACATGACACAGTTGCGGTTTACAGCACTGGAAGGCGCTTAACAGCACcgtat
This window contains:
- the LOC6734642 gene encoding mannose-1-phosphate guanyltransferase alpha; amino-acid sequence: MLKAVILIGGPQKGTRFRPLSLDTPKPLFPLAGRPLIAHHIEACAQLPDIREILIIGYYPQTQMEGFVGDMQALYSSSNINIRYLQEFTALGTAGGMYHFRDQIRAGNPRAFFVLNGDVCADFPLQELCDFHEKRPASALVTIMSTEATRQQSLHYGCLVFNRSSGAVSHYVEKPSSYVSTFINCGVYVCSMDIFAVLAQIFHSRGQEYSCQAFCNGNGNGNGREQGHIKWEQEVLTPLAGTDKLFAMPVPNWWSQLKTAGSAIYANRHYLGLYKKTHPERLANVGTKRGEGDGSLICTVHPDVYVHPSATVHHSAVLGPNVAIGPGVTIGPGVRIRESIVLEQAQILDHTLVLHSIVGRGSTIGAWARVEGTPSDPDPNKPFAKMENPPLFNNEGKLNPSITILGCFVQVPAEKILLNSIVLPHKELSRSFKNEIIL
- the LOC6734643 gene encoding V-type proton ATPase subunit F 1, with the protein product MALHSAIKGKLISVIGDEDTCVGFLLGGVGEINKNRHPNFMVVDKNTAVSELEDCFKRFLKRDDIDIILINQNCAELIRHVIDAHTSPVPAVLEIPSKDHPYDASKDSILRRARGMFNPEDLVR